The following proteins come from a genomic window of Leptospira andrefontaineae:
- the serA gene encoding phosphoglycerate dehydrogenase, with protein MISYPKEKINVLLLENVHQDAFQLFQKDGFNVRLLPQAMGEDELSKEIENIHVLGIRSKTNLTAPVLAKAKRLMTVGCFCIGTNQVDLAEAEKKGIPVFNAPYSNTRSVAELVIAEVVMLARRVPDHIRNTHAGIWNKISKNCFEVRGKTLGIVGYGHIGSQVSVLAEAMGLKVVYYDTQTVLPLGNATPLNSYEELLSTSDFVTFHVPELPETTNLYASKEIKVTKKGAYIINLSRGKVVDLEALAEAIKTGHIAGAGVDVFPQEPESNSDPFITPLQNLQNVILTPHIGGSTEEAQKNIGTEVASKLLKFVNNGSTTFAVNFPHLELNPIPQGMYRILNVHKNQPGFLKDINSMVSEIGANISSQHLGTSAEIGYLSMVINMSVGDELKERIERHPGSLKTRILY; from the coding sequence ATGATTTCCTACCCGAAAGAAAAGATAAACGTCCTCCTATTAGAGAATGTACACCAAGACGCATTCCAACTCTTTCAAAAAGACGGTTTTAATGTCCGCCTTCTCCCTCAAGCAATGGGCGAAGACGAACTTTCGAAAGAAATCGAGAACATTCATGTTCTGGGGATCCGAAGTAAGACCAATCTGACCGCCCCTGTTTTAGCCAAGGCAAAACGACTTATGACCGTAGGTTGTTTCTGTATCGGGACAAACCAAGTGGATTTGGCGGAAGCGGAGAAGAAAGGTATCCCGGTATTCAACGCACCTTATTCTAATACTCGTTCCGTTGCAGAACTTGTAATTGCAGAAGTTGTAATGTTAGCAAGAAGGGTCCCTGACCATATCCGAAATACTCATGCGGGTATTTGGAATAAAATTTCTAAGAACTGCTTCGAGGTTCGTGGGAAAACCCTGGGGATCGTAGGATACGGCCATATCGGAAGCCAGGTTTCCGTACTTGCGGAAGCGATGGGCTTAAAAGTGGTCTATTACGATACTCAAACCGTGCTTCCTTTAGGAAATGCAACCCCTCTCAATTCTTACGAAGAATTACTTTCAACTTCTGATTTTGTTACATTTCATGTTCCTGAACTTCCTGAAACGACAAACCTTTATGCTTCAAAGGAAATCAAAGTCACGAAAAAAGGTGCTTATATCATCAATCTTTCTAGAGGAAAGGTTGTGGATCTGGAGGCTCTTGCCGAGGCAATTAAGACCGGTCATATTGCGGGCGCTGGAGTGGATGTTTTTCCACAAGAGCCTGAATCCAATAGCGATCCATTCATCACTCCTTTGCAGAATCTCCAAAACGTAATATTGACCCCTCATATCGGCGGTTCTACTGAAGAGGCTCAGAAGAATATTGGGACAGAAGTTGCTTCTAAACTTTTGAAGTTTGTAAACAACGGTTCCACTACTTTTGCAGTGAACTTCCCACATCTGGAGTTAAACCCAATTCCTCAGGGAATGTATAGAATTCTGAACGTTCACAAAAACCAACCTGGGTTCTTGAAAGATATCAACAGTATGGTTTCCGAGATAGGAGCAAATATCAGCTCCCAACACTTAGGAACTAGTGCTGAAATCGGTTACCTTTCAATGGTAATCAATATGAGTGTTGGTGATGAACTGAAAGAAAGAATAGAAAGACATCCTGGATCTCTTAAGACCAGAATTCTTTACTGA
- the lysS gene encoding lysine--tRNA ligase, producing MSQDLKETNELIQQRIEKIKNLKEKGVDPYPIRFFPDSDSASLIEMYSKTPTGPEKKFLLGGRLHSKRVMGKASFAHLKDKSGVIQLYATRDDLGEENYTLFKSLDLGDLIGIEGYLFQTQKGETTLHLTSVTLLAKCVRPLPVVKEKDGVIYDAFADVEQRYRMRYVDLVVNDQVRETFITRSRIVSEIRNFLTSEGFLEVETPMMQPIAGGAAARPFVTHHNTLDMQLFLRIAPELYLKRLIVGGLDRVFELNRNFRNEGISTKHNPEFTMMEAYMAYGDMGKMLELTEKLITTVAQKICGTLKIKYGNDLVDLSPPWRRVKYVDIIKEYSGIDFSQVKTLEEAKEKASSVKVDASKCTSIWKVADEVFSEKAEPNLIQPVFVTDYPKELSPLAKSNPENPGYVERFEPYIVGREIGNAFSELNDPFDQKERFEDQVKQREAGDDEAFMMDEDYIRALEYGMPPTGGLGIGIDRLVMLLTNSQSIRDTILFPLMRPE from the coding sequence ATGTCCCAAGACTTAAAAGAAACAAACGAACTTATCCAACAAAGAATCGAGAAGATTAAAAATCTAAAGGAGAAGGGTGTGGATCCCTACCCTATTAGATTCTTCCCTGATTCAGATTCAGCATCTTTAATAGAGATGTATTCTAAAACTCCCACAGGACCTGAGAAAAAATTTTTATTAGGCGGACGTTTGCATTCTAAACGTGTAATGGGAAAAGCAAGCTTCGCTCATTTGAAAGATAAGTCCGGAGTGATACAACTTTATGCAACCAGAGACGATCTGGGAGAAGAGAATTATACTCTTTTCAAAAGTTTGGATCTTGGGGATCTGATCGGGATAGAAGGTTATCTTTTCCAGACCCAAAAGGGAGAAACTACTCTTCATTTAACTTCGGTTACATTACTCGCAAAATGTGTTCGCCCTCTTCCTGTCGTAAAAGAGAAGGACGGAGTGATCTACGATGCTTTCGCTGATGTGGAACAACGATACAGAATGCGTTATGTGGACTTAGTAGTTAACGATCAGGTGCGAGAAACTTTTATCACTCGCAGTAGGATCGTATCTGAGATCCGTAATTTCTTAACTTCCGAAGGATTTTTGGAAGTGGAAACCCCAATGATGCAACCGATCGCGGGTGGCGCAGCAGCTAGACCATTCGTCACTCATCATAATACATTGGATATGCAATTATTCCTAAGGATCGCTCCTGAATTATATCTAAAACGTCTAATTGTTGGCGGATTAGATAGAGTATTCGAGTTAAACAGAAACTTCAGGAACGAAGGAATTTCAACCAAACATAACCCTGAATTCACCATGATGGAGGCTTATATGGCTTATGGTGATATGGGAAAAATGTTGGAGCTGACAGAAAAGCTCATCACTACAGTTGCCCAAAAGATCTGCGGAACTCTAAAGATCAAATACGGAAACGATCTAGTGGATCTTAGCCCTCCTTGGAGAAGAGTGAAATACGTGGATATTATCAAAGAATATTCAGGGATCGATTTCTCTCAGGTAAAAACCCTAGAAGAAGCAAAAGAGAAAGCAAGTTCCGTAAAAGTAGATGCAAGTAAATGTACTTCTATCTGGAAAGTAGCAGACGAGGTATTCTCTGAAAAAGCGGAACCAAATCTGATCCAACCGGTATTCGTAACCGATTATCCTAAGGAACTTTCTCCATTAGCAAAATCGAATCCAGAAAATCCGGGTTATGTGGAAAGATTCGAACCTTATATCGTTGGTAGAGAGATCGGAAATGCATTCTCAGAGTTGAACGATCCATTCGATCAAAAAGAAAGATTCGAAGATCAAGTGAAACAAAGAGAAGCAGGAGACGATGAAGCATTCATGATGGACGAAGATTATATCCGAGCCCTTGAATATGGAATGCCACCTACTGGAGGTCTTGGGATCGGAATAGATCGTTTGGTAATGTTACTTACAAATTCTCAATCGATCCGAGATACCATCTTATTCCCTCTGATGAGACCTGAATAA
- the pdhA gene encoding pyruvate dehydrogenase (acetyl-transferring) E1 component subunit alpha, with amino-acid sequence MSQPKTKKETEDLLELYRQMLLIRRFEEASAKAYSMGKIGGFCHLYIGQEAVGVGAISALEQKDYIVSTYRDHGHALARGLEPKALMAELYGKKTGIVSGNGGSMHFFDKKKNFMGGHGIVGGHISLAAGIAYASKYREDGAVTLCFFGEGAANIGSFHEGMNLAAIWKLPLVMICENNHYAMGTPEYRALSVKDVSVRATAYDIARDHIEGDEVRKVRDHVKVAVERARRGEGPTLMEISTYRFRGHSMSDPAKYRTKEELEKYKQGDPLIKAEKDLLSAGWAQEELTKMDETILKTVEESVDFAEKSEEPPLGWLYKHVYAENV; translated from the coding sequence ATGAGCCAACCTAAAACAAAAAAAGAAACCGAAGATCTATTAGAATTATACAGACAAATGCTTTTGATCCGCCGCTTCGAAGAAGCTTCTGCCAAAGCATACAGCATGGGCAAAATTGGCGGCTTCTGCCATTTGTACATCGGTCAAGAAGCTGTGGGCGTGGGAGCAATCTCTGCTCTAGAACAAAAGGATTATATAGTTTCCACCTATAGAGATCATGGACATGCACTTGCCAGAGGTCTCGAACCCAAAGCTCTCATGGCTGAATTATATGGCAAAAAAACTGGGATTGTTTCAGGTAACGGTGGCTCCATGCACTTCTTTGATAAGAAGAAAAATTTCATGGGAGGGCATGGGATCGTAGGTGGGCATATCTCACTTGCTGCCGGTATCGCATACGCGTCCAAATACCGGGAAGACGGAGCGGTTACATTATGTTTTTTTGGAGAAGGTGCAGCAAACATCGGATCCTTTCACGAAGGAATGAATTTAGCTGCAATCTGGAAACTTCCTTTGGTTATGATCTGTGAGAACAATCATTATGCGATGGGAACTCCAGAGTATAGAGCTCTCTCAGTCAAAGACGTTTCCGTAAGAGCAACTGCCTATGATATCGCGAGAGATCATATAGAAGGCGACGAAGTTCGAAAAGTCAGAGATCACGTAAAGGTTGCCGTGGAAAGAGCAAGAAGAGGAGAAGGTCCTACTCTAATGGAAATTTCCACCTACAGGTTCAGAGGCCACTCCATGTCCGACCCTGCTAAATATAGGACCAAAGAAGAATTAGAAAAATATAAACAAGGTGATCCTCTTATAAAAGCGGAAAAGGATCTACTATCAGCGGGCTGGGCCCAAGAAGAATTGACCAAGATGGACGAAACCATCCTCAAAACAGTCGAGGAATCGGTAGACTTCGCAGAAAAAAGTGAAGAGCCTCCTCTTGGCTGGTTGTACAAGCATGTTTATGCGGAGAACGTATAA
- the fliG gene encoding flagellar motor switch protein FliG: MDQDSNLKIRDQKVKKAAMLLLSLDKDAAAKALAQLDEKLIEEIVQEMAKIKTISKSEKEEVLLDFQGSLKDLAAESRGGIETARELLQKSLGKEKSENILGKLDRKDTEEDFSFLNDAEPQTLAHLLAPEHTQTIAVTLAFLHPKKAAETLKFLPKELQSKVALRLANTTKTHPDAIRQIAKVLKKKYEQRDKSEFSEAGGAEALANILNHMDKSLEETILKELEEQSPELASQVREKLYTFEDVLLLNSKEMRLLINRIADDDLIAIALRGASDQIKVHFFEAMSKNRANDILESMDIRGKVTLKEITDARNSVLTALRDLEEIGEIIIKKDSEEFI, from the coding sequence GTGGATCAGGATTCCAATCTTAAAATAAGAGACCAAAAAGTTAAAAAAGCAGCAATGCTACTTCTATCCTTAGATAAGGATGCAGCTGCCAAGGCATTGGCCCAACTGGACGAGAAATTGATTGAAGAGATCGTCCAAGAAATGGCGAAGATCAAAACAATCAGTAAGTCTGAAAAAGAAGAAGTTCTCTTGGATTTCCAAGGTTCACTGAAAGACCTGGCTGCAGAATCTAGAGGCGGAATCGAAACCGCTAGAGAATTACTCCAAAAGTCTCTTGGAAAAGAGAAGTCCGAAAACATATTAGGAAAACTAGATAGAAAGGACACGGAAGAAGATTTTTCCTTTTTAAACGATGCAGAGCCTCAAACTCTTGCTCACCTACTCGCTCCGGAACATACACAAACTATCGCAGTCACACTTGCATTTTTACATCCTAAAAAAGCCGCTGAAACTCTTAAGTTTTTACCAAAAGAACTTCAAAGTAAAGTAGCGCTTAGACTTGCAAATACTACTAAAACACATCCAGACGCGATCCGTCAGATCGCAAAAGTTCTGAAGAAAAAATACGAACAAAGAGATAAATCCGAATTCAGCGAAGCGGGAGGAGCAGAAGCTCTCGCGAATATACTGAACCATATGGATAAATCTTTGGAAGAAACAATCCTAAAAGAATTAGAAGAACAATCTCCTGAACTCGCTTCTCAGGTTCGTGAAAAATTATATACATTCGAAGATGTACTTCTTCTTAACTCGAAAGAGATGAGGCTTCTCATTAATCGTATTGCTGACGACGATCTAATCGCGATCGCCCTTCGAGGAGCCTCCGACCAGATCAAAGTCCATTTCTTCGAAGCAATGTCCAAAAACAGAGCCAATGATATTTTAGAAAGTATGGATATCCGAGGAAAAGTGACCCTGAAAGAGATCACAGATGCAAGGAACAGTGTTCTTACAGCATTGCGCGATTTGGAAGAGATCGGGGAAATTATTATTAAAAAGGACTCGGAAGAGTTTATCTAG
- a CDS encoding CDP-alcohol phosphatidyltransferase family protein encodes MLHEKKPKDLLEERVFTLSNFLSVSRVLLLPFFIQFTRKHIESPRNGEYLFLAIGTCVLAVLTDFLDGFLARLLSQESVLGKYLDPICDKFVTIGGLSVIVHYYQFPLWILLIYILREILGVWLGGFLYLKRGIQGKPNWWGKIGVGLVAAAVLWYMTLPLIGPTLPENHFFLHPEYSGYVLVLILSIGVVAYSKRYWNIVFHPERFILDPEDKKQKKKYELV; translated from the coding sequence ATGCTTCACGAAAAAAAACCAAAGGATCTACTCGAAGAGAGGGTATTTACTCTTTCAAATTTTCTATCCGTCTCTAGAGTTTTACTTCTTCCTTTTTTTATACAATTCACTCGTAAACATATCGAGTCTCCTCGTAACGGTGAATATTTATTTTTAGCAATAGGCACCTGTGTTCTTGCGGTGCTTACAGATTTTTTAGACGGGTTTCTAGCCAGACTACTCTCCCAAGAATCGGTTTTGGGAAAATATCTGGATCCTATCTGCGATAAGTTCGTCACCATCGGCGGACTTTCTGTAATCGTTCATTATTATCAATTCCCTCTATGGATACTTCTCATCTATATCTTGAGAGAAATTTTAGGAGTTTGGTTGGGTGGATTTCTATATTTAAAAAGAGGGATCCAAGGAAAACCGAATTGGTGGGGGAAGATCGGAGTCGGTCTTGTTGCAGCCGCAGTCCTTTGGTATATGACCTTACCTTTGATCGGTCCTACTTTACCTGAAAATCATTTCTTCCTTCATCCTGAATATTCGGGTTATGTATTGGTCCTGATCTTAAGTATTGGAGTGGTAGCTTATTCCAAAAGATATTGGAATATAGTGTTTCATCCGGAAAGATTCATCCTAGATCCGGAAGATAAAAAGCAGAAGAAAAAGTACGAATTGGTCTAA
- a CDS encoding response regulator, with the protein MNSARTILVTEDEPGIIDTIRIVLESEGFRALTAMTGKECFALLSESPDLLVLDIGLPDSSGLEILKELRKKYSIPVILLTARESELDRVLGLELGADDYMVKPFSPRELVARIRAVLRRYDGKLEEKATDFVTDEDKKVIYYYGRSLGLTPYEYKTLVLFIKRRGKIFTREEIMDLVWTEPEDSFDRAVDTVIKNLRARLKEIRPDLDPIETRRGQGYGLKESI; encoded by the coding sequence ATGAACTCTGCTCGAACGATCCTTGTAACTGAAGATGAACCAGGGATTATCGATACTATTCGTATAGTCCTTGAATCGGAGGGATTTAGGGCTTTGACAGCAATGACTGGCAAGGAGTGTTTCGCACTTCTATCGGAATCTCCGGATTTACTCGTATTAGACATAGGACTTCCAGACTCCAGCGGTTTAGAAATTTTAAAAGAGCTTAGAAAGAAATATTCTATACCTGTAATACTACTTACCGCAAGAGAATCCGAACTGGACCGCGTACTTGGCTTAGAACTAGGGGCGGACGATTATATGGTAAAGCCCTTTAGCCCGAGGGAGTTAGTAGCACGTATTCGCGCAGTACTTCGAAGATACGACGGAAAACTGGAAGAAAAGGCCACCGATTTCGTTACGGACGAGGATAAAAAGGTAATTTATTATTATGGAAGGTCTTTGGGTTTAACTCCCTACGAATATAAAACTCTGGTATTATTTATCAAACGTAGAGGTAAAATTTTTACTAGAGAAGAAATTATGGATTTGGTTTGGACGGAACCTGAAGATAGTTTTGACCGTGCAGTAGATACTGTAATCAAAAATTTAAGAGCTAGACTAAAAGAGATCCGCCCTGACTTGGATCCGATCGAGACAAGAAGGGGACAAGGATACGGCTTGAAGGAATCTATATGA
- the creC gene encoding two-component system sensor histidine kinase CreC — protein MDSDHHRFFFAFSIGFYYLVDKIEESIRPRYMETVEESMNDTVYVLASLIEQELLKHPEANFESNINRALGGSFKKAKEKNFNAKIYNHTKRKIDLEFYVTDAKGIVLYDSAEKRVGEDYSRYNDVFLTLKGKYGVRSSKLGASDSESAIFIAAPIYFKGKITGVLTIVKPKGSILPFIDFAKEKFYKTSLLVAVFISLVFCIAVYFIFSPIRKLSGYVAALRSKKRPSLPKIGVPEIRELGEQMDQLVREIAGKEYVENYIQVLTHEIKSPLSSILASVELLAEDPKRLKPLLQNVQLESKRIQTVIEKLLELSALENVSNLEIQTGLNTKELLKEVLGSLTPEADRKKIKLNLSGPDVFIDGNRFFLITTFRNLLQNALDFSYANTEVRINTGLLQDKEWFIEIKNEGPGIPDYALERIFERFYSLPRPDTGRKSSGLGLTFVQEVAELHSGRVEINNWEKGVISLFFLPIKP, from the coding sequence TTGGATTCGGATCATCATCGGTTTTTTTTTGCGTTCTCGATCGGCTTCTACTATTTAGTAGATAAGATCGAAGAATCTATTCGCCCTCGTTACATGGAAACTGTGGAAGAATCCATGAACGACACTGTATATGTACTCGCTTCTCTCATTGAACAAGAACTTTTAAAACATCCTGAGGCTAATTTTGAATCCAATATTAATAGAGCATTGGGAGGTTCTTTTAAAAAGGCTAAAGAAAAGAACTTTAATGCAAAGATCTATAATCATACCAAAAGAAAAATTGATCTAGAATTTTATGTAACTGATGCAAAAGGGATCGTACTATATGATTCTGCCGAAAAAAGGGTAGGTGAAGATTATTCTAGATATAATGACGTTTTCCTTACCTTAAAAGGAAAATACGGAGTAAGATCTAGCAAATTAGGCGCATCAGATTCAGAAAGTGCGATATTTATTGCGGCACCAATCTACTTCAAAGGAAAGATAACCGGCGTTCTTACGATTGTAAAACCGAAAGGAAGTATTCTACCTTTTATAGATTTTGCAAAGGAGAAGTTTTATAAGACAAGCCTTCTTGTTGCCGTCTTTATCTCTCTCGTTTTTTGTATCGCGGTTTACTTTATCTTCTCTCCTATCCGAAAATTATCCGGATATGTGGCAGCCTTACGTTCTAAGAAAAGACCGAGTCTTCCGAAGATCGGAGTTCCTGAAATTCGAGAATTGGGTGAACAAATGGATCAACTTGTTCGTGAAATTGCAGGAAAAGAATATGTAGAGAATTATATACAGGTTTTGACTCACGAGATAAAAAGCCCGTTATCTTCTATCTTAGCCTCCGTAGAATTATTAGCAGAGGATCCGAAAAGATTAAAGCCTCTTTTGCAAAACGTTCAGTTAGAAAGTAAAAGGATACAGACAGTAATCGAAAAATTATTAGAATTAAGTGCTTTGGAGAATGTGTCCAATTTGGAGATACAAACTGGATTGAACACGAAGGAACTTTTAAAGGAAGTTCTGGGTTCTTTGACCCCGGAAGCAGATAGAAAAAAGATAAAGCTAAACTTGTCCGGACCAGATGTTTTTATAGATGGAAACCGTTTCTTTTTAATTACTACATTCCGAAATCTATTACAAAATGCTTTAGATTTTTCTTATGCAAATACAGAGGTCAGAATTAATACAGGACTTCTGCAGGATAAAGAATGGTTTATCGAGATCAAAAACGAAGGACCGGGTATTCCAGACTACGCATTAGAAAGGATTTTCGAAAGATTTTACTCTCTACCTAGACCGGACACGGGTAGAAAAAGTTCCGGTTTAGGCCTTACATTTGTTCAAGAAGTTGCTGAATTACATTCGGGGCGGGTAGAAATAAACAATTGGGAAAAGGGAGTGATTTCACTTTTTTTCCTGCCAATCAAACCTTAA
- a CDS encoding pyruvate dehydrogenase complex dihydrolipoamide acetyltransferase produces the protein MAKISEMTQLSPTMSEGVLVKWLKKKGDSVAPGEILAEVETDKAVMEMEAFDSGVILEILAQEGAKLPVGAPVAIIGKAGEDITSLLSEAKSRSTTSAAPTQNLPEPAPTTSPSPKPAPSPSPKKTENVVSSTISEPEEEAPAPKESSVSRGLSPGALEGRIKASPLAKRLAEESGIDLSKIRGSGPDGRIIKRDIENGISAFSSSGTSPFAGEIILEEKLPISGMRKTIASRLVHSKTHQPHFYLDMEIDADALVNLRENFNSDLKESGEEIKLSINDFIIRASALALLKVPEVNSSWREDHILKHGRVDIGVAVSIEGGLITPYVRNADKRSVLEIGRTVKELASRARERKLKPEEFSDGTFTVSNLGMFGVNRFAAVINEPEAAILAVGNVVSKPVIKNGNIVPGKTLSVCLSCDHRVVDGAVGAGWLEVFRNFLEHPLRLLA, from the coding sequence ATGGCAAAAATTTCCGAAATGACCCAGCTTTCCCCAACGATGTCGGAAGGTGTTTTGGTAAAATGGCTAAAGAAGAAGGGTGACTCTGTCGCTCCCGGAGAAATATTAGCTGAAGTCGAAACCGACAAAGCAGTCATGGAAATGGAGGCATTCGACTCCGGGGTGATTTTGGAAATTTTAGCTCAGGAAGGGGCCAAACTTCCCGTCGGAGCCCCAGTTGCTATCATAGGAAAAGCGGGAGAAGATATCACTTCCCTACTTTCGGAGGCAAAATCCAGATCCACTACCTCGGCGGCTCCTACTCAGAACTTACCAGAACCTGCACCAACTACCTCGCCTTCTCCAAAACCTGCCCCAAGTCCTTCACCTAAAAAGACTGAAAATGTAGTATCTTCGACAATTTCCGAACCGGAAGAAGAAGCTCCCGCACCGAAGGAAAGTTCCGTTTCCAGAGGACTTTCTCCTGGGGCACTAGAGGGAAGAATTAAAGCTTCTCCTTTGGCAAAAAGACTAGCAGAAGAAAGTGGGATCGATCTTTCTAAGATTCGAGGAAGTGGGCCTGACGGTAGGATCATCAAACGGGATATTGAAAACGGGATCTCTGCATTTTCATCCAGCGGAACTTCTCCATTTGCTGGAGAAATTATACTAGAAGAGAAACTCCCGATCTCAGGAATGAGAAAAACAATTGCTTCTCGGTTGGTTCATTCTAAAACCCACCAGCCTCATTTCTATTTGGATATGGAAATTGATGCAGATGCACTTGTCAATTTAAGAGAAAATTTCAACTCCGATCTTAAAGAATCAGGAGAAGAGATTAAACTAAGTATAAATGATTTTATCATACGGGCTTCTGCGCTTGCGCTTCTAAAAGTACCCGAAGTAAATTCTTCCTGGAGAGAAGATCATATTCTAAAACATGGAAGAGTGGATATTGGTGTAGCAGTTTCTATTGAAGGCGGACTTATCACTCCCTATGTAAGGAATGCAGACAAAAGGTCTGTTTTGGAAATCGGTAGGACGGTAAAAGAGCTTGCTTCCCGCGCAAGGGAACGAAAACTCAAACCGGAAGAGTTTTCAGACGGAACCTTCACTGTTTCCAATTTGGGAATGTTCGGAGTGAATCGTTTTGCAGCGGTGATCAACGAGCCTGAGGCCGCAATCCTCGCAGTAGGAAACGTGGTATCTAAACCGGTAATCAAAAACGGAAACATAGTCCCCGGAAAAACTCTTTCAGTCTGCCTTTCCTGTGATCATAGAGTGGTAGACGGCGCGGTGGGAGCCGGTTGGTTGGAAGTGTTTCGAAATTTTCTGGAACATCCTCTTCGGTTACTTGCCTGA
- a CDS encoding pyruvate dehydrogenase complex E1 component subunit beta, translating to MAVLTYREALNRAMTEEMEKDPNIFLMGEEVGHYEGAYKVSQGMLAKFGEKRVIDTPISENGFAGVGIGAAMVGLRPIIEFMTWNFSLVAIDQIINSAAKMNYMSAGQFPIPIVFRGAGGAGGRLAAQHSQSFESWYAHIPGLKVLAPYTPSDAYGLLKTSIRDNNPTIFIESEVLYGSKGEVPEGEFLIPMGKSDIKREGTQLTIVSWSRALMYVLPAAEKLAKEGISVEVIDLRSIRPLDEEGILASVRKTNKVLIVEEGWNVAGFGAQVAYLIQKEAFDYLDSPIERITQEDVPMPYAANLEKSSLPSEEKIIKKVREMIK from the coding sequence ATGGCAGTACTCACATATAGAGAAGCACTCAATCGAGCCATGACGGAAGAAATGGAGAAGGATCCAAATATCTTTCTCATGGGAGAAGAAGTAGGACATTACGAAGGAGCCTATAAAGTTTCCCAAGGAATGCTCGCCAAGTTCGGAGAAAAAAGAGTGATTGATACTCCAATTTCCGAGAACGGATTTGCAGGAGTCGGGATCGGAGCGGCAATGGTGGGACTTAGGCCAATCATAGAATTTATGACTTGGAACTTCTCACTTGTAGCAATCGATCAGATCATTAACTCCGCAGCAAAAATGAATTATATGAGTGCGGGACAATTCCCGATCCCAATCGTTTTCAGAGGTGCCGGTGGTGCCGGAGGAAGACTTGCAGCCCAACATTCTCAATCCTTCGAAAGTTGGTATGCACATATTCCCGGATTAAAAGTACTCGCGCCTTACACACCTTCCGATGCTTACGGACTCTTAAAAACTTCCATCCGGGATAATAATCCAACCATCTTCATTGAAAGCGAAGTATTATACGGTTCTAAGGGAGAAGTTCCCGAAGGAGAATTTTTGATCCCGATGGGAAAATCGGACATCAAAAGAGAAGGAACGCAACTCACGATCGTGAGTTGGTCCAGAGCGCTTATGTACGTTCTTCCTGCCGCAGAAAAACTGGCAAAAGAAGGAATTTCAGTCGAAGTTATAGATCTAAGAAGTATAAGACCTTTAGATGAGGAAGGGATTTTGGCTTCTGTCAGAAAGACGAATAAAGTGCTAATCGTGGAAGAAGGTTGGAATGTAGCAGGATTTGGAGCACAAGTGGCTTACCTTATCCAAAAAGAAGCATTCGATTATCTGGATTCTCCTATCGAAAGGATCACCCAAGAAGATGTTCCTATGCCTTATGCAGCCAATTTGGAAAAATCCTCTCTCCCAAGCGAGGAAAAAATAATAAAAAAAGTCAGAGAAATGATTAAGTAA